The proteins below come from a single Chryseobacterium capnotolerans genomic window:
- a CDS encoding DUF4920 domain-containing protein, whose translation MKFKALLFAVAVSASTLAFAQETSQKKFSPPAGSALVGDTYGAAVASNTESKAITVDKLGKKLKKENKKLENVAIKGKVTDVCEKKGCWLTIQTDDNSQFFVKMKDYAFFVPTALKGKNVVLEGNAERKVISVDEQKHYAEDAKKPQSEIDAITQPKEEIRFLASGIKVVN comes from the coding sequence ATGAAATTTAAAGCTCTTCTATTTGCTGTCGCTGTAAGTGCTTCTACATTAGCATTTGCTCAAGAAACATCACAAAAGAAGTTTTCACCACCTGCTGGAAGTGCCTTAGTAGGTGATACCTATGGAGCAGCTGTTGCTTCCAATACAGAATCTAAAGCAATTACAGTAGATAAACTGGGAAAGAAACTTAAAAAAGAAAATAAAAAACTGGAAAATGTCGCTATCAAAGGAAAGGTAACCGATGTATGTGAGAAAAAAGGATGCTGGTTAACCATTCAGACAGATGATAACTCGCAGTTTTTTGTAAAAATGAAAGATTACGCCTTCTTTGTACCTACAGCTTTAAAAGGTAAGAATGTCGTTTTAGAAGGAAATGCTGAAAGAAAAGTAATTTCTGTGGATGAACAGAAACACTATGCTGAAGATGCTAAGAAACCTCAATCTGAAATTGACGCTATTACTCAGCCTAAGGAAGAAATAAGATTCCTTGCAAGCGGAATTAAAGTGGTAAACTAA
- a CDS encoding APC family permease: MQKKLKLWDAIMLVMGSMIGSGIFIVSADMMRNLGSGYWLIVVWIITGIMTVAAAISYGELSALFPKAGGQYTYLKEIFGKRMGFLYGWGLFTVIQTGTIAAVAMAFGKFTAYLIPSLNDAAPIFQSGEFKITWIQILAIAVILLLTYINTRGVESGKFLQNIFTGSKIIALLGLIAAGFILVDFSHLSENFSLGMDSFHNLKKDLSGNFLKEGWEPIGGMTLMGGIAAAMVGSVFSSVAWESVTFVSGEIENPKKNVVKSMIYGTTAVMILYIAVNFVYLNALDRDSIAFAANDRVAVAASQNIFGSAGTVIIAVLVMISTFGCDNGLILAGARVFQTMAKDGMFFKSAEKNNRNEVPENALWMQGIWASLLCLSGQYGNLLDMISFVIVLFYMITVFGVIYLRVKQPALERPYKTWLYPVTPIIYLIIGTVFCILLLIYKQQYTWPGFVLVLLGLPVYYFINRRKAD; encoded by the coding sequence ATGCAGAAAAAACTGAAACTATGGGATGCCATCATGCTTGTGATGGGATCTATGATTGGAAGCGGGATCTTTATTGTAAGCGCCGATATGATGCGGAATCTGGGCTCCGGGTACTGGCTGATTGTGGTCTGGATCATCACGGGGATAATGACTGTAGCTGCGGCAATAAGCTACGGAGAGCTTTCTGCTCTGTTTCCAAAGGCTGGCGGCCAATATACTTATCTGAAAGAGATCTTTGGTAAAAGGATGGGATTTCTTTATGGCTGGGGTTTGTTTACGGTGATACAAACCGGAACTATAGCTGCCGTGGCAATGGCTTTCGGAAAATTTACAGCTTATCTGATCCCTTCACTTAATGATGCTGCCCCTATTTTTCAAAGTGGGGAATTCAAGATTACGTGGATACAAATTTTAGCTATTGCTGTTATTCTTCTGCTTACCTATATCAATACAAGAGGAGTAGAAAGTGGTAAATTTTTACAGAATATATTTACAGGATCTAAAATCATCGCATTGCTAGGGCTAATTGCAGCTGGATTTATTCTGGTTGATTTTTCTCATTTATCTGAAAATTTCAGTCTGGGAATGGATTCTTTTCATAATCTGAAAAAAGATTTGAGTGGTAATTTCCTGAAAGAAGGCTGGGAACCTATTGGGGGAATGACTTTAATGGGAGGGATTGCGGCGGCGATGGTAGGTTCCGTTTTTAGTTCTGTAGCATGGGAAAGCGTAACGTTTGTTTCGGGGGAAATTGAGAATCCTAAGAAAAATGTTGTGAAATCAATGATTTATGGGACGACTGCTGTAATGATTTTGTATATCGCTGTTAATTTTGTGTATTTAAATGCATTGGATAGAGACAGTATTGCCTTTGCAGCCAATGATAGAGTTGCTGTTGCCGCTTCTCAGAATATTTTTGGAAGTGCCGGAACTGTTATTATTGCTGTGTTGGTAATGATTTCAACTTTCGGTTGTGATAACGGATTGATTTTAGCAGGAGCAAGAGTTTTTCAGACAATGGCGAAAGATGGAATGTTCTTTAAATCCGCAGAAAAAAATAATAGAAATGAGGTACCGGAAAATGCATTATGGATGCAGGGGATATGGGCTTCTTTATTATGTCTGAGCGGGCAGTACGGAAACCTTTTGGATATGATTTCATTTGTCATCGTTCTGTTCTATATGATTACAGTTTTCGGAGTAATTTATTTAAGAGTTAAACAACCTGCTTTGGAAAGACCTTATAAAACATGGTTGTACCCGGTAACCCCCATTATATATCTTATTATAGGAACTGTTTTTTGCATCCTATTATTAATATATAAACAGCAATATACATGGCCGGGATTTGTACTGGTATTATTAGGACTTCCGGTATACTATTTCATCAATAGGAGAAAAGCAGATTAA
- a CDS encoding GPW/gp25 family protein, protein MDTPNYRMPFVPSTLMTEGGSIDTCDMGESIAHNIMLLITTKKGENRYDENYGNDVWNLEFDNGVTSAIWENVFVKSLRRQIQEYEPRIVQPQIDANIQFVEHSYDTKEHTEIKKKVRIAINAKMEETGERFSFSTELFLSPMSID, encoded by the coding sequence ATGGATACACCAAATTACAGAATGCCCTTTGTACCGTCAACATTAATGACAGAAGGGGGAAGTATCGATACCTGCGATATGGGGGAGAGTATTGCCCACAACATTATGCTGCTGATCACCACCAAAAAAGGGGAGAACAGATACGATGAAAACTATGGAAATGATGTTTGGAACCTGGAATTCGATAACGGAGTAACCAGTGCCATCTGGGAAAATGTTTTTGTCAAAAGTCTGAGAAGGCAGATCCAGGAATATGAACCAAGAATTGTGCAGCCTCAGATCGATGCCAATATTCAATTTGTAGAACACAGTTACGATACCAAAGAACACACCGAAATCAAAAAGAAAGTAAGAATTGCCATCAATGCCAAAATGGAGGAAACAGGAGAACGTTTCAGTTTTTCAACAGAGCTGTTCCTGAGCCCAATGTCTATTGATTAA
- a CDS encoding type VI secretion system baseplate subunit TssF produces MNLDQNIYSKESVKARMLQNATKVWGLKSPQSLDPFVKLLIDAFSTEVFKANNEIQTVNARILEKLAKLLTPSIYTHPIPSHAVAFTQPYDSTEVLLEHTEFFFRKQMTSTVKSESDKQLNIPFTPVGNVRINKVHTSVMFVGNTCYSIDDRFNKIPISRFNGRPEDYRKVTVGVDVSKYVSEYFPKYMSIFCSNPAFEHLDFVYKLLPYITVSSNGNPLFVREGLSYLTESATDGYEQMFKEQSIRSKVIEDIKSIYRHKFIEITGLSSSLFSEPGQLPQNLDFLAGKEEIVKYLDNKRYLWLTFEFPPQFSAEILDNFSFVLNAFPIYNRGWKKTEYSLDIMGNNIPLVTDEGEHFLYVDEVQDGDGRKYTEIPFTPADDLKKDYIQ; encoded by the coding sequence ATGAACCTAGATCAAAATATTTATTCCAAAGAATCTGTAAAAGCAAGAATGCTTCAGAATGCTACTAAAGTATGGGGATTGAAAAGTCCACAGTCTTTAGATCCATTTGTAAAATTATTAATTGACGCATTCAGTACAGAAGTTTTTAAAGCGAATAATGAAATACAAACAGTCAATGCCCGAATTCTTGAAAAACTGGCAAAACTGTTAACTCCATCCATTTATACTCATCCTATTCCGTCCCATGCAGTTGCTTTCACGCAGCCTTATGATTCTACGGAAGTTTTATTAGAGCACACGGAGTTTTTCTTCCGTAAACAAATGACTTCTACGGTGAAATCGGAATCGGATAAACAACTTAATATTCCTTTTACTCCGGTTGGGAATGTAAGAATCAATAAAGTTCACACCTCAGTAATGTTTGTAGGGAATACCTGCTACAGTATCGATGACAGATTCAATAAAATTCCGATTTCAAGATTTAACGGAAGACCTGAAGACTACAGAAAGGTCACCGTAGGAGTTGATGTAAGTAAATATGTGAGCGAATACTTCCCTAAATATATGAGCATATTCTGCTCTAATCCGGCTTTCGAACATCTTGATTTTGTGTATAAACTATTACCTTATATTACTGTTTCAAGTAATGGAAATCCTTTGTTCGTAAGAGAAGGATTAAGCTACCTTACAGAAAGCGCCACTGATGGTTATGAACAGATGTTTAAAGAGCAGTCCATCAGAAGCAAGGTCATTGAAGATATTAAAAGTATCTACCGTCATAAATTCATAGAGATTACCGGATTATCCAGCAGCTTATTCTCAGAACCCGGGCAACTTCCACAAAACCTGGATTTCCTTGCCGGAAAAGAAGAGATTGTAAAATACCTGGATAATAAGCGTTATTTATGGCTTACTTTTGAATTCCCACCACAGTTCTCAGCAGAAATTCTGGATAATTTCTCATTTGTATTGAATGCTTTCCCAATCTATAACAGAGGCTGGAAAAAAACAGAATACAGTCTTGATATTATGGGAAACAACATTCCTTTGGTAACAGATGAAGGAGAACATTTCTTATATGTAGATGAGGTACAGGACGGCGACGGAAGAAAATATACAGAAATACCATTTACTCCTGCAGATGATCTTAAAAAGGATTATATACAGTAA
- a CDS encoding DUF3829 domain-containing protein, whose translation MKKIIVFAMALSLTATVVSCKKGAGKLADSVLNMGSETDANAIIDFNNNFIDSYKNTSKHIDRILKYADAAVAKSKGENVLIMPVTLSSMDYSFSKIKEIPSGFDKEKEAIEKEFNVYKAKKENIDKKMEELKSYMTSEDYKDDKGAKAEAITKEIEGDVNAFYAAGENIMTRIKPATDAAEEVILKDHPMKEYIISSKNVMNSLDSVIDLLGKQYSGQFNEAEAQKKYDEYAKVVEANTKLNFDVKDPQYSYKKSQFESFNKNASNFLDLYRKLIRDAKEKGKIQDNDIQQIDSSYESVLGAYNSFVK comes from the coding sequence ATGAAGAAGATTATTGTATTCGCAATGGCCCTTTCGTTAACTGCTACAGTAGTAAGCTGTAAAAAAGGTGCAGGAAAATTGGCTGACTCGGTTTTGAACATGGGAAGCGAAACAGATGCAAATGCTATTATTGATTTTAATAACAATTTTATAGATTCTTATAAAAATACATCCAAACATATTGATAGGATCTTAAAATATGCAGATGCAGCAGTTGCCAAATCAAAAGGAGAAAATGTACTGATTATGCCTGTTACATTAAGCTCAATGGATTACTCATTTTCAAAAATTAAAGAAATTCCGTCAGGATTTGATAAGGAAAAAGAAGCTATTGAAAAAGAATTCAATGTTTATAAGGCTAAAAAAGAAAACATAGACAAAAAAATGGAGGAACTTAAGTCTTATATGACTTCGGAAGACTATAAAGATGATAAAGGAGCAAAAGCAGAAGCGATCACAAAAGAAATTGAGGGCGATGTAAATGCTTTTTATGCAGCCGGAGAAAATATTATGACCAGAATCAAACCTGCTACAGATGCTGCAGAAGAAGTTATTTTAAAGGATCATCCTATGAAAGAATATATTATTTCTTCTAAAAATGTGATGAATTCACTGGATTCTGTAATTGATCTTTTAGGAAAACAATACTCTGGACAATTCAATGAAGCAGAAGCTCAGAAAAAGTATGATGAATATGCCAAAGTGGTAGAAGCCAACACTAAATTAAACTTTGATGTGAAGGATCCGCAGTATTCTTATAAAAAATCTCAGTTTGAAAGCTTCAATAAAAATGCGTCTAACTTTTTAGATTTGTATAGAAAACTTATTAGAGACGCTAAAGAAAAGGGAAAGATTCAGGATAATGATATCCAACAGATCGATTCTTCCTATGAAAGCGTATTGGGCGCCTACAACTCTTTTGTGAAATAA
- the bla gene encoding class A beta-lactamase, subclass A2, translating to MKKVSLFISICLLSIQLKSQTIQDLKSKISTIISTKNATVGISLKGIEDKDTLSINGNKTMPMLSVFKFHIALAVLSQVDQGKLKLNQKFFIKKEELLPETWSPIREEYPEGNMSLTLDQLLRYTVSHSDNNGCDILLKIVGGAPVVQKFINQQGIKDFTIRLNEQQMNTFESYFVNTSTPLATTNLLERFYKGKVLKKETTKYLYQIMVETSRGLTWMKAGLPAGTELAHRTGISGRNEQNIRAAMNDVGIIKLPNGKHFILSVYLKNINEEMKDTEKIIADIGTAVWEYYINKP from the coding sequence ATGAAAAAAGTATCCCTTTTTATATCTATTTGTCTTTTAAGTATTCAGCTAAAGAGCCAAACGATTCAGGATTTGAAAAGTAAAATTAGTACTATCATATCAACAAAAAATGCAACCGTTGGAATCTCTTTAAAAGGAATTGAGGATAAAGATACCTTAAGCATCAATGGAAATAAAACAATGCCCATGCTGAGTGTTTTTAAATTCCATATTGCATTAGCTGTTTTAAGTCAGGTAGATCAAGGGAAATTAAAACTGAATCAGAAATTCTTTATTAAAAAAGAAGAATTATTACCTGAAACATGGAGCCCGATAAGAGAAGAATATCCGGAAGGAAATATGTCTTTGACATTAGATCAGCTATTAAGATACACGGTTTCTCACAGTGATAATAATGGTTGTGATATTCTGCTGAAGATAGTAGGGGGCGCTCCGGTTGTTCAGAAATTTATCAACCAACAGGGTATCAAAGATTTTACTATCCGATTGAATGAACAGCAAATGAACACCTTTGAATCCTATTTTGTAAATACATCAACCCCTTTAGCTACAACCAACCTTTTAGAAAGATTCTATAAAGGGAAAGTATTAAAAAAAGAGACTACAAAATATTTATATCAGATCATGGTAGAAACTTCAAGAGGACTTACCTGGATGAAGGCAGGTTTGCCGGCAGGAACAGAATTAGCTCATCGCACAGGAATCTCAGGAAGAAATGAACAGAATATAAGAGCTGCGATGAACGATGTAGGAATTATAAAGCTTCCCAACGGAAAACATTTCATCTTATCCGTATACCTTAAAAATATCAATGAAGAAATGAAAGACACAGAAAAAATCATTGCAGATATCGGAACTGCTGTCTGGGAATATTATATAAACAAACCATAA
- a CDS encoding bacteriocin-like protein encodes MKNLKKLTKGDLKSVYGGQPKQYCTYCEWANKVFCSEIPIVQCP; translated from the coding sequence ATGAAAAATTTAAAGAAGCTGACTAAAGGAGATTTGAAGTCAGTGTACGGAGGACAGCCAAAACAATATTGTACATATTGCGAATGGGCAAACAAAGTATTCTGCAGTGAAATTCCAATTGTTCAGTGCCCATAA